One genomic segment of Paenibacillus sp. FSL H8-0332 includes these proteins:
- a CDS encoding DUF1775 domain-containing protein yields the protein MFRKIAALAAPAAAALLLFAAVASAHVTVSPAQSSTGAWETYTLKVPSEKESATVQVDLRIPAGAEFKQYEATPGWEVTVDGNKVSWIAKDGGIQAGQFQRFYFTAKNPDSAGDIAWDAYQHYADGSLVQWSGEPGSESPHSITAIAEASGSADGGHGHGAADMSGSGTMTMDEHQAIVDNEGASTGTSPMLYITLGISLVSFLLAAIALLRGRTE from the coding sequence ATGTTTCGCAAAATAGCAGCACTGGCCGCACCGGCAGCCGCCGCACTACTGTTGTTCGCAGCCGTGGCGAGCGCCCACGTAACCGTTAGTCCAGCCCAGTCCAGCACGGGTGCCTGGGAGACGTATACCCTGAAAGTACCGTCTGAAAAAGAAAGCGCCACCGTCCAGGTGGATCTGCGGATTCCGGCAGGCGCGGAATTTAAGCAATACGAAGCCACTCCCGGCTGGGAGGTAACAGTGGACGGGAATAAAGTAAGCTGGATTGCCAAGGATGGCGGCATTCAGGCCGGACAGTTCCAGCGCTTCTACTTCACAGCCAAGAACCCGGACTCCGCAGGCGATATCGCCTGGGATGCCTATCAGCACTATGCCGATGGCAGCCTCGTGCAATGGTCCGGCGAACCCGGCTCGGAATCCCCGCATTCCATCACCGCCATCGCTGAAGCCTCCGGCAGCGCCGATGGCGGTCACGGCCACGGTGCCGCAGACATGTCCGGCTCCGGCACCATGACCATGGACGAGCATCAGGCCATTGTGGACAATGAAGGCGCCAGCACCGGCACCTCGCCGATGCTCTACATTACCCTCGGCATCTCGCTGGTCTCCTTCCTGCTGGCAGCGATAGCCTTGCTTCGGGGTCGCACGGAGTAG